The sequence TGAACTCTATTGGATCCTCTATTGTAATTATATGCACCTTTCTTTCTGCGTTAATTTTATCCAACAACGCAGCAAGTGTAGTTGATTTTCCACTTCCTGTTGGTCCTGTAACCAATACTATTCCTTTTTTTAAGTGGGCAAATTGCTGTACTACAGGTGGTATGCCTAATTTATCAAACTGGGGTATCTCAAATGGTATCATTCTAAAGGCGCCTGCTATTGTACCCCTTTGTATATAAACATTTGCCCTGAAGCGGGATAGTTTTGGGATTCCGAATGAAAAGTCAACATCAAAATCTTCCTCTAATGTTTTTTTCTGTAGTTCTGTCATTACGCTGTAGCAGAGGTTTTGGGCATCGGCTGGGGAGAGCTCGTCGTATTCTTCCATGTCCATAAGTTCACTGTCCACTCTTACCTTTGGTCTTGCGCCGGCTGTTATATGTAAATCCGATGCCTGAATGCTTATCATCTTTTCCAGTAGCTCTACTAAATCTTGAGCCTTTTTACCCATCTTATCTCCCCTCTTTGTTATCTTAGTTAAAAGTTACGTTCATTACCTCTTCAATGGTTGTTACACCCTCTTTAATCTTTTTAAGTCCACTCATCCTTAAGGTTGCCATTCCTTCTTCGATAGCTTGTTTTCTTATTTCCTCAACACTTGCACTCTCTAGTATCATTCTTCTAATTTTTTCTGAAATTGGCATGACCTCATACAAAGCTACTCTACCTTTGTATCCGGTTTCGTTGCAATAATCACATCCTTCGCCTTTATACACCTTTACAGTTTTTGCTTCCTCCTTCGAAAACCCTATTTCCTCCAAAGCTTCAGGGGGTACATCTAATTGCTTTTTGCAATATGGGCATATCTTTCTTACGAGCCTTTGGGCTAAAACCAAGATCAAGGAAGATGCTATGAGGTAACGCTCTATTCCCATATCAACAAGCCTCATTACTGTGGAGGGAGCATCGTTGGTATGGAGGGTAGAGAAGACCAAATGTCCTGTTAAGGCAGCCCTTATTGCTATCTCTGCTGTTTCTGAATCCCTTATTTCACCGACCATTATTATATCTGGATCTTGGCGTAGGAACGATCTTAACGCAGATGCAAATGTTAAGCCTATATCCTCTTTTACATGAACTTGATTTATTCCGTCAAGGTTGTATTCAACCGGGTCTTCAACGGTCATTATATTGACATCATCTTTATTTATCTTGTTTAAAGAAGCATATAGAGTTGTGGATTTTCCACTTCCTGTTGGGCCTGTTACCAATATCATTCCGTATGGTTTTTGTATGGCTTTTAGGTATCTCGTTAAATCATCATCTTCGAATCCTAATTTTTCTAAGTCGACTCGTACATTACTTCTGTCTAATATTCTCATAACAACCTTTTCGCCGTATACCGTAGGAAGCGTGGATACACGGAGATCTATGTCTTTTCCTGAAACTTTTATTCTTATTCTACCGTCTTGTGGTAATCTTTTTTCTGCTATGTTTAGTTTTGACATAATCTTGATGCGTGATGTTAGCTTTGGAGCCATACTTCTTGCGAATGTCATGATTGTTTTTAATTTACCGTCTATTCTATATCTTATTCTTAGTTCATTTTCGTAAGGCTCTATGTGTATATCGCTTGCCCCGCTTACTACAGCTCTTGATAGTATTGTATTGGCAAGTTTTATAATGGGTTCATCTTCTGCAGACCTTTCTAAATCTTTTACATCTTCGGCCTCTTCCTCTTCCTTTATTACGTTTACATCAGATGAAAATTCTGCTATTTCATCTGCAATTTCTTCAAGTTCTGTTGATGTTCCATAATATTTGTCTATAGCCCTTAAAATTGAGCGTTCGTTTGAAAACAATGGAATAACATTCATGCCTGTGACGAATCTTACTTCATCTAAAGCAAATATATTTGTTGGGTCTGATATGGCTACTTTTATCTTGTTTTTTTCTATAGCTACAGGTATTAATGTATACTTTTTTGCTATTTGAGGCGGAACTTTTTTTATTACGTCTTTCGATATATCTATAGAATTTAGGTCTACACTTTCTACACCGTATTGTTTGCTTAAAAAATCATTCAGTATTTTTTCATCTACGAATCCCTTTTCTATAAGTATAGTCCCAAGCTTTTTTTTGCTTTTTTTCTGTTCCTCTAAGGCTTCATCAAGTTGCTGTTGAGTTATAACATTATTCCATAATAAAAGTTGGCCTAATAAAGTTGTCATAGCTCCATATCTCCCAGTAGATTTTGTGCCGCTTCTTTGCTAAAATCGATACCTGTCCATATTTTAAATGCATAGTAAGCTTGTCCAATAAACATATCCATACCATTTATGGTTGTCAACCCTTTTTGTTTTGCCGCCTTTAGGAGGGGTGTGTCAAAATAGATGACATCTACGACAATAGACTCATTTATCCAATTGGTATTTATTGGTGTTTCGTTACCCTTTAAACCAACCGATGTGCAGTTTATAATTACATCGGCTTTGTTTATGATCTCCTTATCATTTAAATTGCCAACTTCTATCTCTATTTTGTCGTTGAACTTTTTTTGAATATTTTTTGCTTTTGTTATATCCCGGTTTAAGAGAAATATTCTTTTTATGCCCAATTTATAGAGTGCATAAATGACAGATACCGACACTCCGCCGGCCCCAAGCACAACTACAACATCTTCTTCACTATAAAACTTTGTGTATTCCATAAACATATCTTTAAAACCCAAAAAATCTGTATTGTAGCCGTATAATTTGCCGTTTATGTTTTTTATAGTGTTTATTGATTGAAGGAAGCTTGAATCCTCGTCTGTTTCATCTATAAGTTCAAATGCTTTGTTTTTAAAGGGAACAGTAATGTTTGCGCCTTTTATGCCCAGAGCTTTTATTCCTTCTATAGCTTCTTTTATATGTTGAACCTCGAAAGCTACATAAACAGCATTTATACCGTAATATTCAAACATAAATGTATGAAGTATGGGGGAGAGGCTGTGTCTTACTGGATTTCCTATAACGCAGTAGACATCTGTATCAGCTTGAATGTACATTTATTATTCTTCCTCCGTTTTTGTCCTTAAACTCTATTACAATATCGGGTTTTATTTTTAATTTATCTGGCCATTCGATGAAAAATATGCCTTCGTTCGAGAAATAATCGTAAATTCCTGAGTTTATGAGCTCTTCATCGCTTGTTATTCTATATAAATCCATATGAAAAATACCCTCTTTATACTCGTTTACCAGTGTAAAGCTTGGACTGCCCTCAAATTCATCGTCTTTTAAACCCAAAGCCTCCAAAGCAAATCTCACAAAGGTTGTTTTTCCGCTCCCTAAGTCCCCCTTTAAAAAAACTACACACCTTTTTTTATTTGATATAAGATTTTTTACTATTTCCTTTGCTATCTTTTTAGTTTCATTTTCACTTTTGCTTACATAACTTTTGTTGTTAATCATATTTTAAGTTATACTATTAATAGCTTTACAATTCAAGCTTTAAAGATATAATTGTATCCGATGAAAATTCTTGTTATTCAGATAAGGCAATTGGGAGATGTGCTTTTATCTTCTCCTTTGGCTGAAGCTATAAAAGTCTTTGACTCATCTTACGAGGTTCATTTTTTAACATCCAAAGTAGCTTATCCCATATTAAGTGAAAACCCATTTATAGATGATATAGTTGTTCTGGAAGATGGCTTAATTGGGGAGTTTAAAGTTGCAAAGGTTATAAGAGCTAACCACTACGATGCTGTTTTAGATATTCAAAGAACGGGTCGCTCAAAGAGGCTAACCTTTTTGTCTTCTGCAAAAATAAGGGCAGCCTTTGACAGAAAAGGCAATAATTTTTATTACAATACGTTGATAAAGAAAAAAACCAGAGGTTATACACCTTTTGAAAGACTGGATTTACTTAAAGCTGTTGGTATAGAAAATCCAAAAAGGGCCATGCCCAAGCTGTTTTTCTCCGATACTGTAGAAAGAAGTGTGCTTGAGTATCTAAAGGGTAAGGATATAGATAATTATTTCGTAGTTGCGCCAGCAGCGAGAAAAAAAACCAAGATGTGGGATGCAGAAAAATTTGGTATGCTTGCCAGCAAGTTATCAAAGCATTTTGGTCTAAAAGCTATTGTGGTTTATGGTTCAGAGGCAGAAAGGGAAATTGGAATAAAGTGTTCATCGTTTATCAAAGATGCCCATTTAATAGAAAAACCGTTTGACATAAAAAGCTTTGCAGCACTTATAAAAAATGCAAGTTTTATGATAGGAAATGATTCGTTTGCTTCTCATGTGGGTGTGAGTCAAAATACAAAGACAGTGGTTGTATGCGGTCCAACAAGTGGGTGGTTTTTGGAGAACAATAACACATTACTTGTTTATAAAGGTTTAAAATGCCAGCCGTGCAATAACCCATCAGGCTGTAGGTTTAACTTTGCTTGTTATAAAGAATTAGATGTTGATTTTGTTTTAGAAAAAAGCCTTGCTTTTTTATCTGAGTAGACTTTTTATAAGAAGTTCACTGGATTTTGATAGCTTTTTGGCTTCCTTTTTGAAAAGAACGCATATCTCTGATTCATCTAATACTATGCGGTATATTAAGCCATTTTCTGTTCTTAGACTGCGGCTACCTTCTAGAATGATTTTATTTAGTGCTTCTAAAGGTATTTTGCCTACTAATTCTTTGATTGAGCCATTTTCTATGACTGCTATACCTTCAATTTTTTCTGAATCTTTTATAAATTCATAGATTGTATTGAGTTTGGATTTTTTTTCTTTACCGTCTGAAACAACCTTACCTTTTAATTCAAATAAGAGTTTTTCGTAATTCTTTTGGGTTGCCTCTATTATTTTTTTGTACACTTTTATTTGGTGTTCTAAGCCTTTATTCTCGTTTTTTAGTTGAACCAATTGCCCAAAAATATCATTTCCCGTTTGTGCGTATTTTATAGATTTTTCCTTTTTAGATGATAATTTTTTTATTATCCAGAAGGTATCTGATGTTATTAATTTTTCAGCAGCATTGATTATGTTCTGCGGAAGTTTTCCTTCAAACTGCCTTATTTCTGCTATGAGTTTTTTATATCCTGTTTTATTTTTGTATGTCCTTGCGGATTGTACAGCATCAAGTATGTCCGCCATTGCAATTATAGCGGTTGTATCGCTTAATTTGGTTGTTCCATCAGGATAGCCACTTCCATCTATCTTTTCATGATGATGCAAAACAGCATCTAATATTTCCTCTTTGAAACCCAATGCTCTAAGTATTTCATGCCCTTTAATTACATGCATTTTTATGGCTTCAAATTCCTCTTTTGATAATTTGTCGTTCTTTTTTAACACATCAAACGGGAGAAATAGTTTGCCTATGTCATGCAACATGGCAGATAGTGCTATATCTTTTATCTTATCTTCAGGCGTGTTTAATATTTTTGCCAATTGCACTGCGTATTTTCTGACCCTGAATGAATGCATATAGGTTTCCTTGTCAAACCTATAAAGTATCTCAATAAGAAGTCTTAATAAAGAAAATGCATTTGATTTACTTGTGAGTTTTGCAAGTTCTATTTTTTCATCCAGTATAGCAATGACCGTATGTATTAGCTTTACTCTGTAAGGCTTTGTTTTGCTGTTTATGGCTACAACTATGTATTCATCACTGCATTGTAGTTTTCTAAGGATAAAATTGGA comes from Hippea maritima DSM 10411 and encodes:
- the pilB gene encoding type IV-A pilus assembly ATPase PilB; its protein translation is MTTLLGQLLLWNNVITQQQLDEALEEQKKSKKKLGTILIEKGFVDEKILNDFLSKQYGVESVDLNSIDISKDVIKKVPPQIAKKYTLIPVAIEKNKIKVAISDPTNIFALDEVRFVTGMNVIPLFSNERSILRAIDKYYGTSTELEEIADEIAEFSSDVNVIKEEEEAEDVKDLERSAEDEPIIKLANTILSRAVVSGASDIHIEPYENELRIRYRIDGKLKTIMTFARSMAPKLTSRIKIMSKLNIAEKRLPQDGRIRIKVSGKDIDLRVSTLPTVYGEKVVMRILDRSNVRVDLEKLGFEDDDLTRYLKAIQKPYGMILVTGPTGSGKSTTLYASLNKINKDDVNIMTVEDPVEYNLDGINQVHVKEDIGLTFASALRSFLRQDPDIIMVGEIRDSETAEIAIRAALTGHLVFSTLHTNDAPSTVMRLVDMGIERYLIASSLILVLAQRLVRKICPYCKKQLDVPPEALEEIGFSKEEAKTVKVYKGEGCDYCNETGYKGRVALYEVMPISEKIRRMILESASVEEIRKQAIEEGMATLRMSGLKKIKEGVTTIEEVMNVTFN
- the aroE gene encoding shikimate dehydrogenase, yielding MYIQADTDVYCVIGNPVRHSLSPILHTFMFEYYGINAVYVAFEVQHIKEAIEGIKALGIKGANITVPFKNKAFELIDETDEDSSFLQSINTIKNINGKLYGYNTDFLGFKDMFMEYTKFYSEEDVVVVLGAGGVSVSVIYALYKLGIKRIFLLNRDITKAKNIQKKFNDKIEIEVGNLNDKEIINKADVIINCTSVGLKGNETPINTNWINESIVVDVIYFDTPLLKAAKQKGLTTINGMDMFIGQAYYAFKIWTGIDFSKEAAQNLLGDMEL
- the tsaE gene encoding tRNA (adenosine(37)-N6)-threonylcarbamoyltransferase complex ATPase subunit type 1 TsaE, whose translation is MINNKSYVSKSENETKKIAKEIVKNLISNKKRCVVFLKGDLGSGKTTFVRFALEALGLKDDEFEGSPSFTLVNEYKEGIFHMDLYRITSDEELINSGIYDYFSNEGIFFIEWPDKLKIKPDIVIEFKDKNGGRIINVHSS
- a CDS encoding glycosyltransferase family 9 protein: MKILVIQIRQLGDVLLSSPLAEAIKVFDSSYEVHFLTSKVAYPILSENPFIDDIVVLEDGLIGEFKVAKVIRANHYDAVLDIQRTGRSKRLTFLSSAKIRAAFDRKGNNFYYNTLIKKKTRGYTPFERLDLLKAVGIENPKRAMPKLFFSDTVERSVLEYLKGKDIDNYFVVAPAARKKTKMWDAEKFGMLASKLSKHFGLKAIVVYGSEAEREIGIKCSSFIKDAHLIEKPFDIKSFAALIKNASFMIGNDSFASHVGVSQNTKTVVVCGPTSGWFLENNNTLLVYKGLKCQPCNNPSGCRFNFACYKELDVDFVLEKSLAFLSE
- a CDS encoding HD-GYP domain-containing protein, whose translation is MKINELVKDLSKDLQDITQDIMQISGILLKDIDLKETTQSQIRLSLIKPLVKLNVDSIHIVDKSGKVKLGFPQNGLYSINIKNLLKHGEIFNSPVVAKKIFKNEGLSNFILRKLQCSDEYIVVAINSKTKPYRVKLIHTVIAILDEKIELAKLTSKSNAFSLLRLLIEILYRFDKETYMHSFRVRKYAVQLAKILNTPEDKIKDIALSAMLHDIGKLFLPFDVLKKNDKLSKEEFEAIKMHVIKGHEILRALGFKEEILDAVLHHHEKIDGSGYPDGTTKLSDTTAIIAMADILDAVQSARTYKNKTGYKKLIAEIRQFEGKLPQNIINAAEKLITSDTFWIIKKLSSKKEKSIKYAQTGNDIFGQLVQLKNENKGLEHQIKVYKKIIEATQKNYEKLLFELKGKVVSDGKEKKSKLNTIYEFIKDSEKIEGIAVIENGSIKELVGKIPLEALNKIILEGSRSLRTENGLIYRIVLDESEICVLFKKEAKKLSKSSELLIKSLLR